In Carya illinoinensis cultivar Pawnee chromosome 7, C.illinoinensisPawnee_v1, whole genome shotgun sequence, the following are encoded in one genomic region:
- the LOC122315316 gene encoding L-type lectin-domain containing receptor kinase IX.1-like, which produces MLSIVIFLQLLPSAYSVYFQIPRFESNADNILYSGDAVPSIGTIELINQYNYLCRVGRAIYFERVPLWDSDTGKLSDFSTHFSFTIDTQNRSIYGHGIAFFLAHVGFDVPLNSAGGFLGLFNTTNSDSSQNQIVLVEFDSSYLNQEWDPEVEHVGINNNSIASATYTPWNASFHSGDTADARITYNASTKNLSVSWKYQTTPNPQENTSLAYEIDLMQVLPEWVIVGFSSATGQYGERNIIQSWEFNSSLEMKERNGKNTKPKGLVVGLTVSASILIVGAVMTFVILWVWKRKKLEKETIETVNLTSINDDLEKGAGPRRFSHIHLALATHNFADDRKLGEGGFGAVYRGFLTDLDIAVAVKRISRGSKQGRKEYITEVKIISRLRHRNLVQLIGWCHDKGEFLLVYEFMSNGSLDAHLFGKRSPLTWAVRYKIASGLASALLYLHEEWEQCVVHRDIKSSNVMLDSSFNVKLGDFGLARLMDHELGPQTTGLAGTLGYMAPEYIATGRASKESDVYSYGVVALEIATGRKSNDPPEKDSAMGLVEWVWNLYGSQRLRVAIDERLHMEFEEKQIECLMIVGLWCAHPDRSLRPSIRQAIHVLNFEATTPDLPLKMPVPLYHIPTPSVSSGEPLITTSLEDGR; this is translated from the coding sequence ATGTTATCTATCGTCATCTTCCTTCAACTTCTTCCCTCTGCATACTCAGTATATTTCCAAATACCTCGCTTTGAATCTAATGCTGACAACATACTGTACTCGGGTGATGCAGTACCTTCTATTGGAACCATTGAGCTTATCAACCAATACAATTATTTATGCCGAGTCGGTCGAGCCATCTATTTTGAGAGGGTCCCTCTTTGGGACTCAGATACTGGAAAACTCAGTGATTTTAGTACCCATTTTTCCTTCACTATCGACACCCAAAACCGTTCCATTTACGGCCATGGGATAGCATTCTTCTTGGCACATGTGGGGTTTGATGTCCCGCTAAATTCAGCTGGTGGATTTCTAGGCCTATTCAACACCACAAACAGTGATTCATCTCAAAACCAAATTGTTCTAGTTGAGTTCGACTCATCATACTTGAACCAAGAATGGGATCCAGAAGTTGAGCATGTGGGGATTAACAACAACTCAATTGCTTCTGCAACATACACACCCTGGAATGCTAGCTTTCATAGTGGGGATACAGCTGATGCACGGATCACTTACAACGCCTCGACGAAGAACTTGAGTGTCTCTTGGAAGTATCAAACAACCCCTAATCCTCAAGAGAATACGAGTCTCGCTTATGAAATTGATCTCATGCAGGTTCTTCCAGAGTGGGTCATAGTTGGATTTTCATCTGCTACAGGTCAGTATGGAGAGCGGAATATAATTCAATCATGGGAATTTAATTCCAGTTTGGAAATGaaggaaagaaatggaaaaaatacgAAACCGAAGGGTTTAGTTGTTGGTCTGACTGTTTCAGCTAGTATTCTGATAGTTGGGGCAGTTATGACATTTGTAATATTGTGGGTatggaagagaaagaaattgGAGAAGGAAACGATAGAGACTGTGAATTTAACATCAATTAATGACGACCTTGAAAAAGGAGCAGGACCAAGAAGATTTTCTCACATACATCTTGCTTTAGCCACCCACAATTTTGCAGATGACAGGAAGTTGGGGGAAGGAGGGTTTGGCGCTGTCTATAGGGGGTTTTTAACTGATTTGGATATAGCAGTTGCTGTAAAGAGAATCTCAAGGGGTTCAAAACAGGGAAGAAAAGAGTACATAACTGAGGTGAAGATCATTAGCCGGCTAAGGCACAGGAATTTGGTTCAACTCATAGGATGGTGCCATGACAAAGGTGAGTTCCTACTTGTCTACGAGTTTATGTCAAATGGTAGCCTTGATGCGCACCTCTTTGGCAAGAGGAGTCCTCTGACTTGGGCAGTGAGATACAAGATAGCTTCTGGGTTGGCATCTGCGCTGCTTTACCTTCATGAAGAATGGGAGCAATGTGTCGTACATCGTGACATCAAATCAAGCAATGTCATGCTTGATTCTAGTTTTAATGTGAAGCTTGGAGACTTTGGATTGGCTCGGCTCATGGACCATGAGCTAGGTCCTCAAACAACTGGATTGGCTGGAACGTTAGGCTATATGGCTCCAGAATACATAGCTACTGGTAGGGCCAGTAAAGAATCAGACGTATACAGTTATGGTGTGGTTGCATTAGAAATTGCTACAGGAAGAAAGTCAAATGACCCTCCGGAAAAAGATTCAGCAATGGGGTTGGTAGAGTGGGTTTGGAATCTTTATGGAAGTCAAAGGCTTCGTGTGGCGATTGATGAGAGATTGCATATGGAATTCGAGGAGAAGCAAATAGAGTGTTTAatgattgttggattgtggTGTGCTCATCCTGATCGAAGTCTTAGGCCGTCAATAAGGCAAGCAATTCATGTTCTTAATTTCGAGGCTACAACACCAGATCTTCCATTGAAGATGCCTGTTCCTTTGTATCATATCCCTACACCGTCAGTTAGCTCCGGCGAACCTTTAATAACTACTAGTCTAGAAGACGGTCGTTGA